Proteins from a genomic interval of Pectinophora gossypiella chromosome 4, ilPecGoss1.1, whole genome shotgun sequence:
- the LOC126366546 gene encoding uncharacterized protein LOC126366546 — protein sequence MLLKGRVSTDAEMCGEERRCAEKSGDVRRRAEMCGEERRCAEKSGDVRRRAEMCGDVRRRAEMCGEERRCAEKSGDVRRRAEMCGEERRCAEKSGDVRRCAEMCGEVRILLIIPFGERKTKTLCHSLPHGD from the exons ATGCTGTTAAAAG gccgggtttccactgacgcggagatgtgcggagaagagcggagatgtgcggagaagagcggagatgtgcggagaagagcggagatgtgcggagaagagcggagatgtgcggagaagagcggagatgtgcggagaagagcggagatgtgcggagatgtgcggagaagagcggagatgtgcggagaagagcggagatgtgcggagaagagcggagatgtgcggagaagagcggagatgtgcggagaagagcggagatgtgcggagaagagcggagatgtgcggagatgtgcggagatgtgcggagaaGTGCGGATTTTACTAATCATACCGTTtggagagcgaaaaacgaagacgctctgtcactctctccctcacggtgattga